The following are from one region of the Thiocapsa rosea genome:
- a CDS encoding NYN domain-containing protein, whose translation MSDIANLKLAVLIDADNAQASIVEGLLAEVAKYGTAHVKRIYGDWTLPNLGSWKDTLLRHSIQPMQQFRYTKGKNATDGAMMIDAMDLLYSRNFDGFCIVSSDSDFTRLASRLRESGMTVYGFGEQKTPEPFVAACDKFVFTEVLREGAGGDSTTRKSGKDLQRDAKLVNLLRAALDGAADDTGWAGLGAVGSAIAKRSPEFDSRNYGYAKLSGLLKAIQLFDIEERQVGRGPHKALFVRDQKTTA comes from the coding sequence ATGTCCGACATCGCCAACCTCAAGCTCGCCGTGCTCATCGATGCCGACAATGCCCAGGCGAGCATCGTCGAGGGGTTGCTTGCCGAGGTCGCCAAATACGGCACGGCTCACGTGAAACGCATCTACGGGGATTGGACCCTGCCCAATCTGGGGTCCTGGAAGGACACCCTGCTGCGGCACTCGATCCAGCCCATGCAGCAGTTTCGCTACACCAAGGGCAAGAACGCGACCGACGGGGCCATGATGATCGATGCCATGGATCTGCTGTACTCGCGCAACTTCGACGGCTTCTGCATCGTCTCGAGCGACAGCGATTTCACCCGGCTGGCGTCGCGTCTGCGCGAGTCCGGCATGACGGTGTACGGCTTCGGCGAGCAGAAAACCCCGGAGCCTTTCGTCGCGGCCTGCGACAAGTTCGTCTTCACCGAGGTGCTGCGCGAAGGTGCGGGCGGCGACTCGACGACGCGCAAGAGCGGCAAGGATCTGCAGCGCGACGCCAAGTTGGTCAACCTGCTGCGCGCCGCCCTGGACGGTGCCGCGGACGACACCGGTTGGGCCGGACTCGGCGCCGTCGGCTCGGCGATCGCCAAGCGCAGCCCCGAGTTCGACTCGCGCAATTACGGTTATGCCAAGCTCAGCGGACTGCTCAAGGCGATCCAGCTCTTCGACATCGAGGAGCGGCAGGTCGGGCGCGGTCCGCACAAGGCGTTGTTCGTGCGGGATCAGAAGACGACGGCCTAA
- a CDS encoding dienelactone hydrolase family protein — translation MRRPSTHMAALLLCAPLVAGAAIQTERVEYRDGDTVLTGYLSYDDSIEGKRPGVLVIHEWWGLNDYIKKRAEMLAELGYVAFAADMYGDNKVTDHAPDAQGWMQQITANQSAWQQRALAGLETLKTSDRVDTEKLAAIGYCFGGATVMQMAYAGADLDGVASFHGSLPPAENLEPGAIKPSILIAHGEADSFVPPERIAAFKEGLDAAGADWQMIVYSGARHGFTNPDAAAFGIDALAYDPKADARSWALMQGFFDEVFAD, via the coding sequence ATGAGAAGACCATCGACTCACATGGCCGCCTTGCTGCTCTGCGCCCCTCTCGTCGCGGGCGCCGCCATCCAGACCGAGCGTGTCGAATACCGCGACGGCGACACCGTCCTCACGGGCTATCTCAGCTACGACGATTCGATCGAGGGCAAACGCCCCGGCGTGCTCGTCATTCACGAGTGGTGGGGCCTGAACGACTACATCAAGAAACGCGCGGAGATGCTCGCCGAGCTTGGCTATGTCGCCTTCGCTGCCGACATGTATGGTGACAACAAGGTCACCGATCACGCGCCCGACGCCCAGGGCTGGATGCAGCAGATCACCGCCAATCAGTCCGCTTGGCAGCAGCGCGCTTTGGCCGGGCTCGAAACCCTGAAGACCAGCGACCGCGTCGACACCGAGAAGCTCGCCGCCATCGGCTACTGCTTCGGCGGCGCCACCGTGATGCAGATGGCCTATGCCGGTGCCGATCTCGACGGTGTGGCGAGCTTCCATGGCTCCCTGCCCCCAGCCGAAAACTTGGAGCCCGGCGCCATCAAGCCAAGCATCCTGATCGCCCACGGCGAGGCCGACAGCTTTGTCCCGCCCGAGCGCATCGCCGCCTTCAAGGAAGGGCTCGACGCGGCCGGGGCCGATTGGCAGATGATCGTCTACTCGGGCGCACGCCATGGCTTCACCAACCCGGACGCCGCCGCGTTCGGGATCGACGCACTCGCCTATGACCCCAAGGCCGATGCGCGGTCTTGGGCGTTGATGCAGGGGTTCTTCGACGAGGTCTTCGCGGACTGA
- a CDS encoding SulP family inorganic anion transporter, translated as MPHAVSAGRRLFARFFPFLAWAGEVRHPLTLRADLIAGITVALVLVPQSMAYAQLAGLPVQYGLYAAFLPPIVAALFGSSRQLSTGPVAVVSLMTAAALGPLVATNPEGYVAYAVLLAFMVGLFQLMLGLLRLGVLVDFLSHPVVVGFTNAGALIIATSQIGKLVGVSVSGFEHHYETVWYTVQAAMTQTHLPTLWMGMLAFVIMFGLRSAAPKAPSVLIAVVATTLLAYSTGFQEAGGRVVGEIPVGLPGMTLPSLDWPVMVSLITAAVTIALIGFMEAMSIAKVMAARSRQRLDANQELVGQGLSNIVSGAFSGYPVSGSFSRSAVNFNAGAVTGFSSVVAGLAVAVALLWLTPLLYHLPQATLAAVIILAVVNLFKIAPIIHAWKAEPTDGVVAVVTFGLTLLFAPHLDQGILAGVGLSLILFLFRTMRPRFAVLSRYEDGTMRDIAVHHLPTSPKISIVRFDGSLYFANAGYFETRVLAVVADNPELEYLIIDGEGINQLDATGEEVLHHLAERLRERGIEVLVARMKKQFMDTIRRTGLIHIMGEDHFFSRVTYALNYAWDRLGDRYDRTTCPLRSPAVT; from the coding sequence GTGCCACATGCCGTATCCGCCGGTCGCCGGTTGTTCGCTCGATTCTTCCCGTTTCTGGCCTGGGCCGGCGAGGTTCGGCATCCCCTGACGTTGCGGGCTGACCTGATCGCGGGGATTACGGTGGCCCTGGTGCTGGTCCCGCAGTCGATGGCCTACGCCCAGCTTGCCGGGTTGCCCGTGCAGTACGGGCTCTATGCGGCCTTCCTGCCGCCAATCGTGGCGGCGTTGTTCGGCTCGTCTCGGCAGCTCTCGACCGGGCCGGTCGCAGTGGTGTCCTTGATGACGGCGGCGGCGCTCGGGCCGCTGGTCGCTACGAATCCCGAGGGCTACGTTGCCTATGCGGTCCTATTGGCCTTCATGGTCGGACTTTTTCAGTTGATGTTGGGGTTGCTTCGACTCGGCGTGCTGGTGGACTTTCTATCGCATCCCGTCGTGGTCGGATTCACCAACGCCGGTGCGCTCATTATCGCCACCTCTCAGATCGGCAAGCTCGTCGGGGTCAGCGTGTCGGGCTTCGAGCACCATTACGAGACCGTCTGGTACACCGTGCAGGCGGCGATGACGCAGACCCATCTGCCGACGCTCTGGATGGGCATGTTGGCTTTTGTGATCATGTTCGGTTTGCGCTCGGCTGCGCCGAAGGCCCCGTCGGTCCTGATCGCGGTCGTGGCGACGACGCTCCTGGCCTATTCCACCGGTTTCCAGGAGGCGGGCGGACGCGTGGTGGGGGAGATTCCGGTCGGACTGCCCGGGATGACGCTGCCGTCGTTGGATTGGCCGGTGATGGTGAGTCTCATCACGGCCGCCGTGACGATCGCGCTGATCGGCTTCATGGAGGCGATGTCCATCGCCAAGGTCATGGCGGCACGCAGCCGCCAGCGTCTGGACGCCAATCAGGAGCTGGTGGGGCAGGGACTGTCCAATATCGTCTCCGGTGCCTTTTCAGGCTACCCGGTGTCCGGCTCATTCTCGCGCTCGGCGGTCAATTTCAACGCCGGGGCGGTCACGGGCTTCTCATCCGTGGTGGCCGGTTTAGCGGTTGCCGTCGCATTGCTTTGGCTGACCCCGCTGCTGTATCACCTGCCGCAGGCGACCCTGGCCGCAGTCATCATCCTGGCGGTGGTGAACCTCTTCAAGATCGCGCCGATCATTCATGCCTGGAAGGCCGAACCCACCGACGGCGTGGTTGCCGTCGTGACGTTCGGGTTGACCCTGTTGTTCGCCCCGCATCTCGATCAAGGCATCCTGGCCGGTGTCGGTCTCTCGCTCATCCTTTTTCTGTTCCGGACCATGCGCCCGCGTTTTGCCGTTCTGTCGCGGTACGAGGACGGCACCATGCGCGATATCGCCGTGCATCACCTGCCGACCAGTCCCAAGATCTCGATCGTACGTTTCGACGGCTCGCTCTATTTCGCCAATGCAGGCTATTTCGAAACCCGGGTCTTGGCAGTGGTCGCCGACAACCCGGAGCTGGAGTACCTGATCATCGACGGGGAGGGCATCAACCAGCTTGATGCCACCGGCGAGGAGGTGCTGCATCATTTGGCCGAGCGACTGCGCGAACGGGGGATCGAGGTCCTGGTGGCACGGATGAAGAAGCAGTTCATGGACACGATCCGGCGTACCGGCCTGATCCACATCATGGGCGAGGATCACTTCTTCTCGCGCGTGACCTATGCCTTGAACTACGCCTGGGACCGCCTCGGCGACCGTTATGACCGTACCACCTGCCCGCTGCGCAGTCCGGCAGTGACCTGA
- a CDS encoding TatD family hydrolase yields the protein MIDTHCHLDVAEFDADRDAVLARTRGAGVAAIVVPAIHAQGWDGLLALCASADDLYPALGLHPVYLDRHRASDLDALERAIAERRPLAVGEIGLDYRLPELDRAGQQTLFEAQLSIARSADLPVLLHVLKAHDEVLATLRHARVKGGIAHAFNGSLQQARQYLDLGFRLGFGGMLTFTRSSRLRRLAAELPGEAIVLETDAPDMTVAAHRGERNSPEYLPDVLQALADIRGESPAALDDSTTLNACDVLGLEIDGARDRSTSDHGTDQWNESLTP from the coding sequence ATGATCGATACACACTGTCATTTGGATGTCGCCGAGTTTGATGCCGATCGGGATGCGGTGCTGGCCCGGACGCGTGGGGCCGGCGTGGCTGCGATCGTGGTCCCGGCGATCCATGCGCAGGGTTGGGACGGTCTGCTCGCGCTCTGTGCCTCGGCGGACGATCTCTATCCGGCGCTGGGTCTGCATCCGGTCTATCTCGACCGTCACCGTGCGTCCGATCTCGATGCGCTGGAACGGGCGATTGCGGAGCGTCGTCCGCTCGCCGTCGGCGAGATCGGTCTGGACTATCGCCTGCCCGAGCTGGATCGAGCGGGTCAGCAGACGCTGTTCGAGGCGCAGTTGTCGATCGCCAGGTCCGCGGATTTGCCGGTGCTCCTGCATGTGCTCAAGGCCCATGACGAGGTCCTGGCGACACTTCGGCATGCTCGGGTGAAGGGCGGCATTGCGCATGCCTTCAACGGCAGTCTCCAGCAGGCACGGCAGTACCTGGATCTGGGGTTCCGGCTCGGCTTCGGAGGGATGTTGACCTTCACCCGCTCCTCGCGTCTGCGCCGTTTGGCGGCCGAGCTGCCGGGCGAGGCGATCGTGCTCGAGACGGATGCGCCGGATATGACGGTCGCCGCGCATCGGGGCGAGCGCAACAGCCCGGAGTATCTCCCGGATGTGCTGCAGGCGTTGGCGGATATCCGCGGCGAGTCGCCCGCCGCGCTGGATGACTCGACCACGCTCAATGCGTGCGACGTCTTGGGGCTTGAGATCGACGGCGCTCGCGATCGATCGACGTCCGATCATGGCACCGATCAATGGAATGAATCATTGACGCCATGA
- a CDS encoding cryptochrome/photolyase family protein, whose product MPSTAILWLRRDLRLDDNPALQAALVDCARLVPVYVYDPDSEAPWAPGAASRWWLHGSLSSLDQALQAFGSRLLIARGDSLAELRRIVAATGATRIHWNRLYDPTSRERDGRIKQALRADGLRVDSHNASLLFEPWEIATGTGEPYRVFTAFWRRCAARLSDVRPLPAPAVLPPPPESLDSLPLERLGLLPTIPWDAGLRETWTPGETAALEHARTFLRDRVRGYATVRDLPAQAGTSELSPHLHFGEIGPRRMIAMVKEQWDDPTADPVESFVREIGWREFAHHLIYHYPHTTDEPLDRRFAALPWREDDAERMLRAWQRGETGIPLVDAGMRQLWHTGWMHNRVRMVVASFLTKNLRLPWQAGARWFWDTLVDADLAANSLGWQWSAGCGADAAPYFRIFNPVLQGERFDKAGTYVRRWCPELARLPDKYIHQPWTAPAALLGHAGIRIGRDYPAPIVDLKASREAALAAYEVVKTAARAD is encoded by the coding sequence ATGCCGAGCACCGCCATCCTCTGGCTTCGTCGCGACCTGCGTCTCGACGACAACCCCGCGCTTCAAGCGGCCTTGGTCGACTGCGCCAGGCTCGTACCCGTCTATGTCTACGACCCGGACTCGGAAGCGCCTTGGGCACCGGGTGCAGCGAGTCGGTGGTGGCTGCACGGCAGCCTGTCGAGCCTCGACCAGGCTCTACAGGCGTTCGGCAGTCGGCTCCTGATCGCACGCGGGGACAGCCTGGCCGAGCTGCGGCGTATCGTCGCGGCGACCGGCGCCACCCGGATCCACTGGAATCGCCTCTACGATCCGACCTCACGCGAGCGCGACGGCCGGATCAAGCAAGCTTTGCGGGCCGATGGCCTGCGGGTGGACAGTCACAACGCATCGCTTCTGTTCGAGCCTTGGGAGATCGCCACCGGCACCGGCGAGCCCTACCGGGTCTTCACCGCCTTCTGGCGCCGCTGCGCCGCTCGACTTTCCGACGTCCGCCCCCTGCCCGCTCCGGCGGTCTTGCCGCCGCCCCCGGAGTCGCTTGACTCGCTCCCCCTCGAACGCCTCGGCCTGCTCCCGACCATCCCATGGGACGCGGGATTGCGCGAGACCTGGACACCGGGCGAGACCGCCGCGCTCGAGCATGCGCGCACCTTTCTGCGAGACCGCGTCCGGGGCTACGCGACCGTGCGCGACCTGCCGGCGCAAGCCGGGACATCCGAGCTCTCGCCGCACCTGCACTTCGGCGAGATCGGTCCGCGTCGGATGATCGCCATGGTCAAAGAGCAGTGGGACGACCCGACCGCGGATCCGGTCGAGTCCTTCGTGCGCGAGATCGGCTGGCGCGAGTTTGCCCACCATCTGATCTATCACTACCCGCACACCACGGACGAGCCGCTGGATCGGCGCTTCGCCGCCCTGCCTTGGCGCGAAGACGACGCCGAGCGGATGCTCCGGGCCTGGCAGCGCGGAGAGACCGGCATCCCGCTGGTCGATGCCGGCATGCGCCAGCTCTGGCACACTGGCTGGATGCACAACCGGGTGCGGATGGTCGTCGCTTCCTTCCTGACCAAGAATCTGCGCCTGCCCTGGCAGGCCGGCGCACGCTGGTTCTGGGACACCCTGGTCGACGCGGATCTCGCCGCCAATAGCCTCGGCTGGCAGTGGAGCGCCGGCTGCGGTGCGGACGCCGCGCCCTATTTCCGCATCTTCAACCCGGTCCTGCAGGGCGAGCGCTTCGACAAGGCAGGAACCTATGTTCGACGCTGGTGCCCGGAGCTGGCCCGCCTGCCGGACAAATACATCCATCAACCCTGGACCGCCCCGGCCGCCTTGCTCGGTCATGCCGGCATTCGGATCGGGCGCGACTACCCGGCCCCGATCGTGGATCTCAAGGCGTCGCGCGAGGCGGCCCTAGCGGCCTACGAGGTCGTCAAGACGGCGGCCAGGGCGGATTAA